The genome window AAAATGTAGGAATAGATCGGTTTGCTGAATTCCGTGTAATTGCTGTTGACCGATTGATCGAGATAAACATCCGTGAGCGGTTGCAAATGTAGCGAGAAAAATTCCCGGTAGCGTGCCGGTTCCAGTTCATCGTTGGTTTCCGCAATCCGGGCACCGAGGTTCGCATCAATCAACGCGGATAGCGATGTTTCCATATTTTCAAGATTTGTGCCGGGTTTCAATTGCAGATAAATCGTGGTTTCGCCCATATCGTTGTTATTTTTGCCATACAGCTTCACATTGTCCAACGGCGTCAGCATATCAAATTGCAGTGATGATAACGACGTCACATTTTCCATCACGCCGGTAACGGTGTAATCTTTTGCCTCACTGCCATGAAAACGCAATACATGGCCGAGCAAACCCGGATAATCGCCGTTAATTTCCGGGAAAAATTTATCCGCGACCTCTTTTGAAATCACAACCGCATCCGGTTGCGACAATGCAGTTGCGGGATCACCGGCGATCAGCGGAAAACTGAACATGTTCAGAAAATCTTTTTCAACCTGCCCAAAATGCTGCTGAAATGACAAATCGGCTCCATACGAAATCCACGTTCGCGATTTGACAAAACCGCTGGCAGCAACAACCCCAGGCACCGATTCATGTATCGTTTGGGGAAACGTGTGCGGGAAAAGCGTGTTCCGATAGATTTCGCCGCTGTCGTCTTTTTGAGCGATCACCAGCCGGTACAAATTGTCCGCATTCGCGTGAAAGGCATCGTGCGACCACTCCTCCTGCACAAATAAAAAAATGAAAATGCAGCAAGCAATCCCGATGGACAATCCCAACACGTTAATAAATGTGTATATTTTTTGTTTCAGCAAACTGCGAAATGCAATTTTGAGATAATTCTTCAACATGATACAACCTCTCAGAAAAACCGTTTTTGAAAGATGCGCGATTTACACATTAGTTCAACCACGACTTAATCAACAAACGTGCCATCGTTGTTTTTATTGAATTTAAATGATTTTTGGAGGAGTTTTTTTATCAAAAATGTTCGGCGGGAAACAGCACCTGTCCGATTACGGACACGCAGGAATCAAATATTTTTCCAGAATTTCCAACGGTTTGGGATCGAACACCGGTTTTGCATCGCCACTGGTAAATACGGCAACCAGTTCCGCATCCGGTACAGTAACAATGTATTGCCCACCTTTTCCCATCGCAAAAACAGTGCGAACACCGGCAATTTCTGTTTGCCACCAGCCGTAACCGTAATTTGGAGCGGGTGCATTTTCGCCCCATGCTTCCGCCTGCGGTGCGCACATTTGGGAAATCCAGTTTTCCGGCACAATTTGCAGTTCGTTGCGACGACCGTTTTCCAGCACCAACTGCCCGATTTTGCCCATCGCGCGGGTGGTGAGCATCAGCATGCCGCCGCCATACGCCCGCCCTTCCGGCGAAACGCCCCACGACAATTCGTCGATGCCGAGCGGTTCGAACAAATTCCGCAGGGCAAAATGCTCAAGCCTGGTCCGGGTTGCGTTTTCCAGCACTGCGCCCAAAACAGCGCCATTTCCGGCGCAGAAAGACCACGCCTCGCCGGGTGGAAATGCGGTGGGTAAATCCAGCATCAATTTTACCCAATTCCGGCCGCGTAGCAATTTATCTTCCGTTGCCAGCGCCGTACGCGACCAATCGTTACAGCCCAATCCACTGGTCATCGTAAGTAGCTGTTTTATCGTAATTTGCGATTTTTGGGGATCGGAATTTTCGATGGCCGCATATTCGCGCAGCAGTGGAAAAACCGGCTGGTCGACACCGAATAAATATCCCTTTTCGATGGCGATGCCGCACAGCAACGCAGTGATGCCGAGTGTTGCGTTATCGAGATTGCGGAGCATCCCGCGCCGGGAAATTTCAGGGTAAATTTCCACAACCAGCTTCCCGCGATGTGCGACGAGCAGGCTGTTCACATCAGGAAATTCGTTGCGGCGCAGCGCAGAAAGCAGCGAATCGATGAGCGCAATTTTCAATGCGGTCGATTCCGGCGCGGCAATTTCCCAACCGTCATTCAACGATTCGGGCAATTGCCACGTCAGCGAATCGAGCGGCGGCACCGGTTCAAAAACAATTTTATTTGAAATTTCGGCGCGCTGCCAACGCCAATTGCCATCAAACATGTTTTTGTTTTTATTGAACTTACCGGAAAATTCTCCATCCAGCAATCGGGATGAAAATTCAATTTCCGAATCAGTCATTTTAACTTCGTCCAACGGCACATTTTGGGCATTCAACTCCGGACTGAAAAATTTTCCAGTTATTTCACCCGACCAATTGTGGCTCAACTCGACAGTCAGATGCAACAATTTTCCCGGAAAACGCAGCGTTCCGCGCCAGTCGCCGGTCATCCCGGTTTCGCCCGATTGTTTGTTAAGCACCAACGGCAACCGCTGGCGACCGCGAACGGCATCGCCGGTGATAAACGCATCGGCTTCGCCTAAAAGTCCGTTGAAAAAGAGCGCCAGTTCCGGCACTGCCAGCGACAACTGATCGCCGTCCCGGTGAATTTGCGTCACCGGTAAATTGTCGATATTTTCTTCGGGAATACTAATGTTTGCGGAAAGCTGTCCGTCGCCGGATTGCCGGATGCTCAATTCGATCGAAATCGGCACAGCCGGTGCGGGTAAAACGCTTTGCCAGCGCTGAAAAATCTGTGGATCATGCGCAGGTTTTTCACAGCCGCCAATCAAAATGATCAGCCAAACAATGCCCAAAACGGCTATTTTTTGTAATTTCTGCATCATTTTTGTTCGATTTTTGCGTTACCGCGAAATTGCAATTATCTTTGTTAAATAGATTGAGGAAATAAACAGAGGAAATAGCGATGCGCCTGAAACTTGCTGCTTTTTGGGTTTTTGCACGACTGTCATGGGGAGAATTCGATAGCCCACTGCATTGGCAACGGAACCGGGCGCGCTTTTTTCCTGCGCCGCAGGTGATGGTTTACCACCAACCACGGCTGAACCCGTTCTCACGAAACTAAATTTATGGCTGCTCTTGCGCTGCCGCCGCAGAATCGCCCTTTGCGGTAATCACTTGCACATTCTGGTTAAATTCATAATCCTTCAAAAAAAGCACGCGTGGGATTGTTTGGATGTCACCGCTTTCGGTGCGGGTTTGGACAAACAAATTAATTTGCTCCGGTAAAAATCGCTCATTCTGCCGGAAATAAATAATTTTGGTGCGCAATCCGCTGGATACTTCATTGTTGGTTAACACCTGCCCGTCCCACCCCAGACAAAGCCATTTTTTGTTCACTTCTTTATAAGTGGGGTAATAAACTTCCTTGCGCTCGTTGAAAAACCAGATCACTCTACCCAGCATACCACCTTTGGTAAAGGTTTGTTTAGATTTAACTTCGCGCGCTTTTTCCTCGATGCGAAACGCGACACCGATGGTATCGCCAAAGGTTGTGAGTGTTGCATTGTCTGGAACTTCGTGCAGCGGTTCGTAAAACACAAATTTGTTGAGATCGGGGAAAATATAGCTCCACAAATTTTTGAGCGCCTGCGCCTGCGCAAACATTTTCCGCTGAATGGAATCTGGCAAAGCCGGAAAGGGTTGCAACGCATAATAGCTGCTTCCGTCCGATAGCCAGGTAATTTTCAGGGGATAGTAGAAACTGCTATCCGCATGATCATCGATAAAATCGATATATGCCGCAGAGGTGATCAGGCAACTGAAGTTTTGCACATCCGAATCAACGATGTTATGGTAATAGCCATTAATTTGCGATTTGAATTGCGTATAATTTTCTTGCGCCTGCGCTGTGCACACCATAACCACAGCTAAAATTGCCACCAGTAACCATTTTTTCATCAATCATTTTTCCTTTTTTGATAACACTAAACTTATTCCGGATTGCAAACCGCAAAATGCGCTCTCAGGTTCCGGCAAAGCTCACAAATTTACAAAATCATGCGGGTTATGCAAAATTTTTATGGATTTCATTTTTGGAGGGGGAAATGCAAAAACGCAGCATTTTACATGGATGCGCTAAGCTCTTCAATGGAGAGGTGTTCAACGTCATTGCGATACATTTTGCGGAAAGCGTCATATTTTTTCATGATGTCGTCCACATAATCGATCGTTTCTTCGTAGCCGTAAAAATAGCCAAAAGTAGGATGCCCAAGCTCCCAAACTTCCAGATGCAATTTCCAGTGTTCATCGGTGAGTAACGGTAGGCATTCTTTTACCGCAGCCCATGTATTCGGGTCTAACTGGCGCACACGGGCAATATCCTGTGCATCGTAAACCCTGGCAATACCGGCGTTGTATGCGGCAAGCGCCAACATAATACGGTTGTCGGGATCTGCCCGCGGAAAATTTTTGAGCTGCTTATACATATAATAAATGCCCGCGGTAATGTTCTCATGCGGGTCTTTAGTGATGTAGGCGATATCTATTTCGCTGGTAATTTCCCGCGCGGTTCGGGGCATAATTTGCATCAAACCCATTGCACCAACGTTGCTCATGGCGTTCTCTTTAAAATAGGATTCTTTGAGAATCTGGGCAATGGTGAGTCGCCAATCCAGTTTGTAACGGGCAGTATATTTGCGGATTATCGGGAAATATTTTTTGAGTTGTTCGGAAAAATTGCGGGGCAACTGGCGTTTCCGGAATTTCTCCAGCTCTGCCTGTTGTTGTTGTTTACTCTCGATTTTTTGCTCGATGATGCTCATCAGGCTGTCTTGCTCTGCAACCAGCGACTCAACGGGCACCGGACTGGTTTGGCAAGCGTTGGTCAAAACAACACCAAATCCCAGTGCAATAACCACAACAAAATGTCTGAACCCGGTCTTCATGATAAATTGATGGAATCAGCTCCAAAATGCTTAAGCTAAGCCCGTGCTACCTCTGCCATTATTCTGAGATCCGTTTTTTATCATCTTCAACAACACAACGTTTTTTCGAGTTCCCGGTCCTTTTTTTAGGGCACCGTGCTTTTTGGCTGTTCATAATATTCGGGATTTTGTGCAAAAAGTTTACACTGCATGTAAAACTCAACAATACATTTACCCGGCAAGTTTCGCCAATTGCCTCGTTAAATACAAATAATACTTACTTTAATCTGTAGAGATCTGTTAATTTCAGACGAAAAAATTTAAAAAATATCGCGTTTCGCTTAATTTATATACAATATACGTGCGGGTTTTTGGGTAAAATTGAGGAATGTCAACTTTTTTAAGACAAAAGATTATTTGATTACGGGCTTGAAAATAATTTACTTGTTGTAAATGCTAAACTTAGCACCATTTAAACCCTTAGGAGGATTTTATGCCCCGTTTTAATTTAATGATTGCCGGAATCTTATTGCTGGTAATTTCAACCGTAATTTCTGCGCAACTAAAAACGGAAAGTTTTTCCGTGGGTTTTGGTGGGGGTGTTTTACTGGGCGATACAGAATTTGGACGAGATGACCGGATCAATCCTTATGGCAGCGTGTTTTTGCGCCACGCCATTTTTGACCGGATTGAAGGTCAGGTTACCGGAAATTTTTTGGGGAAATTGAAGAAAGACGCCAACGAACCGTACGAAACCACAATTTATAGCGCTGATTACAGCCTGCTGGTGCGGCTGGTTTCCGGGAATGTTTTCAGTCCGTATGTTTATGGCGGCATTGGCGGACTGTATTACGATGTTACGGACGCACCGCCGAGCGCTTCCGCAACTGCGGAAAATCAAAAGTGGAAACTCGTTGCACCGGTTGGGGGCGGTTTTCAGATCGGGCTGTCGGATTACGTTTCCATCGATGTAGCCGGTGGCTATAATTTCACAAACACGGATGACCTGAATTTGGTGAATATCAACAAAAATGACGGTTATTTCAACGGCCGTGCAGGATTGACCATCAAACTGCAAACCGGAACGATGGACAAAGATAAAGACGGGCTGAGCGATCGCGAAGAGCGAAAACTCGGCACAAATCCCAATATCGCGGACAGCGATACCGACGGGCTGAACGACGGCGAAGAATTTATGCAATATCGCACCCATCCGCTGCGCATCGATACGGACAACGACGGGCTGAACGATATGCAGGAAGTCCGTGTATACTCCACCGATCCGCGTGATCGCGATACCGATAAAGACGGGCTGAGCGACGCCGAAGAAGTGTTCACGTTCAAAACCAATCCGCTGGAAACAGACAGCGATGGCGACGGCGTGAACGACCGCGAAGAAGTGATGGTGTATCGCAGCAATCCAAATGACAAAGATTCGGACAAAGACGGATTGGAAGACGGAACGGAAATTACCAAATACCGCACCGATCCCACCAAACCGGACACCGATAACGACCGGTTGAGCGATAAAGAGGAAGTTAACAATAGCAATACCGATCCATTAAATCCCGATACCGACGGCGACGGTTTGACAGACGGCGACGAGTTACTTTCGCACAATACTGATCCGTTGAGTGTGGATACAGACAATGGCGGCGTTGACGATTTCACGGAAGTAAAACGCAAAACCAATCCGCTGGATGGCGAAGATGACGATCTGCTGAAGGTCGGAAAAGTGGGCGATAAAGTAGTGCTGGACGGCATTTTGTTCGCAACCGGCAGCGCAAATATTTCGCCGCAATCGGAAGTCATTCTCGAAAAAGCGTATCAAACGCTCGTTTCGTATCCGGATATGGATGTGGAAATTCACGGCTATACGGACAACACAGGTAACTACAATACAAACATCACTTTATCGCAAAAACGGGCGGAGTCCGTGCGGCGATATTTGATTTCCCGCGGCATTGATCCGGCACGTTTGGTTGCCAAAGGCTTTGGTCCCGCAAACCCGATCGCACCGAATAATACCAAAGACGGGCGCGCCCGGAATCGCCGTATCGAGTTTGTTCGTACGCGTTAATTATGGATTGTGTTGATGCACAAAGGCTTGAATAACATCTTTTGAAGTGATGATGCCGCAGAGTTTTCCGTGCGCATCCACAACCGGCAAACAGGAAACCCGCCGGTTGAGCATGGTTTGACCTGCGGTAAACAACGATTCAGATTCAACGATTGTTACCGGATGGCGCGTCATTATTTGATGCGCTTTCCGGTTTAATGTGTCGCGGTCGCGGCGCTGTTCGGAAAATGTTTGGATAAACGGACTGACCGAACGCAACACATCGCGGTCCGAAATGATGCCAACCAACGCTTCCTCTTCCATCACCACCAAATGATGAAAATTGTGTTCCTGAAAAATCTGGCTCATTTCCCAAACCGTTGTGTCCATTTCAATTTGGAAAACATTGCGCGTCATAAAATCAGCAACGTTCAGCGAGTCCTTTTTTTGAATGGTTGCATCCATATTTCAATCCCTTTTACTTTCAATTCAATGGTACTATCATCGGAAAACGGGATTTTTTTCCTGAACTTTTTTTTCAGAAGTATATTGAACAATTCACTTTACCTGCCCTGAAATCACCGATTCGGCCTTTTTTATTGAAAATAATTCCGTAATTTTGGTGATGCTGAATCAAATGACACAACATTTCGTCGGATGGCCGGCATGATTGCGGAATTTTTTCGCGGATTGCGGTCGTACGGCAATGCTCACCGGGTGATCATCCGCCATCGATTGTGGCGATTTCTGGTTATTCCGGGCATCCTGAGCATCGCGGTGGTGATTGCGATTATCTGGTTTGGTGGCGTTTATTTTGATAATTGGGCGAACACGCTCGTTCAATATGCGCTGCCGGAATCGCTTCGCGGCGATGCAACCCGCGCAATCGCAATGGTTCTGCTGTGGATTTTGCTGGTGCTGTTGGCGTTTATGACGTATAAACACATCACGCTGGCGTTTTTGGCGCCGATTTTGGGGCATCTCTCCGAAAAAACGGAAGTGCTGCTCGGGCATCAATCCGCCGAAGGATTTTCCATTGCCCGAACGCTGCAGGATTTGGGACGCGGCATCACAATAAATCTACGCAACTTGTTGTTTACGCTCGTTTTAACTGCGATCGTTTGGCCGCTGGTATTCGTTCCGGTCATCGGCGCGGTGGTCTCGACAGCGCTCATTTTGATGATCCAAGCCTATTACGGCGGCTTCGGATTGATGGATTGCGTGCTGGAACGCAAACGTTTTTCCGTGAAACAAAGCGTCCATTTCGCGAAACTTCATCGCGGGAGAATTTTGGGCGTTGGCAGCGGATTTATGCTGCTGCTGGCAATTCCGCTGATCGGCTGGTTTCTGGCGCCGGCATATGGCACGGTTGCTGCCACCATTTCCGCATTGGAAAAAGTTGAGAAAACTGAATCACCACACAAAAAATAGAGGTGTAAAAAATGGGAAATTTGCTGGATTGGCTGAAACAGAACGTCGCCGTTCTTAAAGATATCTTCACTTCGCTGCGGGAAGTTATTTTGGTCATCTGCCTGATTTTGCTGCTGATTTTTCCGGAAGGATTCAACAGCATCCTCACTCGCGCCGGATTTGTGGAGGCCGATTTTGGCTTCATCAAATGGAAGCGACAAATTGAGCAAATGCAACAAGATACCATGGCTGCGGATTCGCTGCTGACGCAGATGGAAGCAGCGCTGCAAACCACCGGTGAGGTTCTCGATCAACGCACCCGATCGTTGGATGGTGAAATGCAAACGCAGGAATTTTCGCTGGCTTCGCAAAATATTGACAGCACGCTGGCAAACAGCCGTAAAATTCGCCAAAAATTAAAAGAAAATCTGGAAAGCCAGCAAGCCTTGCTGAATGATATCCAGAAAGAAAGTCGCTAAATTCGGGCGCGTCAATGCCGCGTCCCCGACATTAAATAATTATCCGTTATCCTTTATCCTTTGAAAAACATGTATAAATCGCTCATCAGACCACTGCTTTTTTTACTCTCGCCGGAAATTGCGCACAATGTTACGTTTATTTTGCTGCGGCTGCCGTTTGTCAGCACCATTTTGAAATGGGTGTATCGATTCGAGCACCCGTCGCTGGAACGCAAATTGTTCGGGCTCACGTTCAAAAATCCGGTGGGGTTGGCTGCCGGTTTCGACAAAAATGCGGAGCTGTATCGCCAATTGGGTGATTTGGGATTCGGGTTTGTGGAGATCGGAACGGTGACGCCACAACCGCAACCGGGAAATCCGCAGCCACGCCTGTTCCGGGTGCGCGCGGATAACGCCATCATCAATCGAATGGGGTTCAACAACGACGGCATGTCTGCCATCGCCCTGCGGTTGCGAATGAACAAACGGCATGTGCTGATCGGCGGAAACATCGGCAAAAACAAAGTTACGCCCAACGATGATGCCATTGCGGATTATGAAAAATGTTTCGAAATCCTGTATCCGTGTGTGGATTATTTTGTGGTCAACGTCAGTTCGCCGAACACGCCAAATTTGCGGGCGCTGCAGGATAAAGAGCCGCTAACCGCTTTGTTGCAGCGCATCCAATCGTTGAATCACCAAAAATCGCCGGCAAAACCGGTGCTGCTAAAAATTGCGCCGGATTTGAGCGATTCGCAGTTGGACGACATCATCGACATCGTGAAAACCGTAAAAATTGACGGTGTAATTGCAACAAACACAACTATTTCCAGAGAAAATCTGCAAACGCCGGCAGGCAAAATTTCAGAAATCGGTGCGGGCGGATTGAGCGGAAAACCGCTGCGCGAACGCTCCACCGAAGTAATTCGCTATCTGCACCGGAAATCCGGCGGCGCGTTCCCGATCATCGGTGTTGGCGGCATCCACTCCGCCGCAGATGCGCTCGAAAAGCTGGAAGCCGGCGCATCGTTGGTGCAGCTGTACACCGGATTTATTTATGAGGGACCAGCGCTCATCAAGTCGATCAAAAAAGCGCTGGTCAAATAGGGTTGGCGCAAATTTCCGGCCACCAGATGGTGGAATTTCTACAGTCGTAATTACAAAAAAATCAATCCGATGATTCGCTCTCATTCTGTTCGGTGAACGCGTCATCAACCGGCTCCCACAATTCTAGTTTATTGCCTTCCGGATCCATAATGTGCACAAATTTGCCGTAATCGAATGTCTCAATTTCATCGCAAATTTCCACACCGGCGGCGCGCAGTTCCTCCACCAATTTTTCGATATTTTCCACCCGGTAATTGATCATAAATTGCTTTTGGGATGGCTCAAAATATTTGGTGTTTTGCGAAAACGGGCTCCACTGCAAATAAGCGATCTTGTCGGGATTTTCAGCAGTGCGGAACTCAAACATCGAGCCGTATTCGTTGGTCACCAATCCGAGATGTTCGGCGTACCACTCACGCATTTTTTCGGGTGATTCACATTTAAAAAATATGCCGCCGATGCCGGTTGCTTTTTTCATGGATTGCTCCTTTTCGGGAAAAGTTTGTGGATTGATTTTTTCGAACGAAAATTCGATGCGTTGCTGCATTTCCGCCGATGTTTCGATTTTTTCGACGATTGCCGTGAACGCGTTTTCGCCATCGCGGCGATAGCGAATCCGTTGTGGAAAATCGTGTGCCGGATTTTCGAAAACCGCTTCGGTTTCCGAAAAATTGACCAATTTGAACGGGATCGGCAGCGCATTTTCCGCCACTTTAGCGATGTAAAAAATATCGCCGCCCATTTTCGTCAGCAACAGCGATTCGCCGAAAATCGTTTCGCCGCTGGCTTTGGACACCCGCGAACTGCTACCTTCGAGCGCCGTTTCACTGACCCGACGCCACGATTCTTTGGTGATGCTTTTTGACGATTCGCGCTGCCAGTCGCCCCGCAGCCAGGCGAAATCATTGATATCGATCGCCACCGTTTGCGAAAACGTCAACATTGGCACCAATAAAATCATTTTGGCTAAAATCATTATATTCACAAGCTTAGACATTTTATATCCTGTTTAAATTGGCCGCTTTCAATATAGTCAGCAAAGAACTGTTTTGCAAAAAATCCCGCATGGCAACGCCAATTTTGACAAAAGGCACCTTGCTTCCGGATGGGAATCCCGCTATTTTT of Calditrichia bacterium contains these proteins:
- a CDS encoding serine hydrolase, which translates into the protein MMQKLQKIAVLGIVWLIILIGGCEKPAHDPQIFQRWQSVLPAPAVPISIELSIRQSGDGQLSANISIPEENIDNLPVTQIHRDGDQLSLAVPELALFFNGLLGEADAFITGDAVRGRQRLPLVLNKQSGETGMTGDWRGTLRFPGKLLHLTVELSHNWSGEITGKFFSPELNAQNVPLDEVKMTDSEIEFSSRLLDGEFSGKFNKNKNMFDGNWRWQRAEISNKIVFEPVPPLDSLTWQLPESLNDGWEIAAPESTALKIALIDSLLSALRRNEFPDVNSLLVAHRGKLVVEIYPEISRRGMLRNLDNATLGITALLCGIAIEKGYLFGVDQPVFPLLREYAAIENSDPQKSQITIKQLLTMTSGLGCNDWSRTALATEDKLLRGRNWVKLMLDLPTAFPPGEAWSFCAGNGAVLGAVLENATRTRLEHFALRNLFEPLGIDELSWGVSPEGRAYGGGMLMLTTRAMGKIGQLVLENGRRNELQIVPENWISQMCAPQAEAWGENAPAPNYGYGWWQTEIAGVRTVFAMGKGGQYIVTVPDAELVAVFTSGDAKPVFDPKPLEILEKYLIPACP
- a CDS encoding transglycosylase SLT domain-containing protein, with the translated sequence MKTGFRHFVVVIALGFGVVLTNACQTSPVPVESLVAEQDSLMSIIEQKIESKQQQQAELEKFRKRQLPRNFSEQLKKYFPIIRKYTARYKLDWRLTIAQILKESYFKENAMSNVGAMGLMQIMPRTAREITSEIDIAYITKDPHENITAGIYYMYKQLKNFPRADPDNRIMLALAAYNAGIARVYDAQDIARVRQLDPNTWAAVKECLPLLTDEHWKLHLEVWELGHPTFGYFYGYEETIDYVDDIMKKYDAFRKMYRNDVEHLSIEELSASM
- a CDS encoding OmpA family protein gives rise to the protein MPRFNLMIAGILLLVISTVISAQLKTESFSVGFGGGVLLGDTEFGRDDRINPYGSVFLRHAIFDRIEGQVTGNFLGKLKKDANEPYETTIYSADYSLLVRLVSGNVFSPYVYGGIGGLYYDVTDAPPSASATAENQKWKLVAPVGGGFQIGLSDYVSIDVAGGYNFTNTDDLNLVNINKNDGYFNGRAGLTIKLQTGTMDKDKDGLSDREERKLGTNPNIADSDTDGLNDGEEFMQYRTHPLRIDTDNDGLNDMQEVRVYSTDPRDRDTDKDGLSDAEEVFTFKTNPLETDSDGDGVNDREEVMVYRSNPNDKDSDKDGLEDGTEITKYRTDPTKPDTDNDRLSDKEEVNNSNTDPLNPDTDGDGLTDGDELLSHNTDPLSVDTDNGGVDDFTEVKRKTNPLDGEDDDLLKVGKVGDKVVLDGILFATGSANISPQSEVILEKAYQTLVSYPDMDVEIHGYTDNTGNYNTNITLSQKRAESVRRYLISRGIDPARLVAKGFGPANPIAPNNTKDGRARNRRIEFVRTR
- a CDS encoding CBS domain-containing protein; the protein is MTRNVFQIEMDTTVWEMSQIFQEHNFHHLVVMEEEALVGIISDRDVLRSVSPFIQTFSEQRRDRDTLNRKAHQIMTRHPVTIVESESLFTAGQTMLNRRVSCLPVVDAHGKLCGIITSKDVIQAFVHQHNP
- a CDS encoding EI24 domain-containing protein; protein product: MIAEFFRGLRSYGNAHRVIIRHRLWRFLVIPGILSIAVVIAIIWFGGVYFDNWANTLVQYALPESLRGDATRAIAMVLLWILLVLLAFMTYKHITLAFLAPILGHLSEKTEVLLGHQSAEGFSIARTLQDLGRGITINLRNLLFTLVLTAIVWPLVFVPVIGAVVSTALILMIQAYYGGFGLMDCVLERKRFSVKQSVHFAKLHRGRILGVGSGFMLLLAIPLIGWFLAPAYGTVAATISALEKVEKTESPHKK
- a CDS encoding quinone-dependent dihydroorotate dehydrogenase; amino-acid sequence: MYKSLIRPLLFLLSPEIAHNVTFILLRLPFVSTILKWVYRFEHPSLERKLFGLTFKNPVGLAAGFDKNAELYRQLGDLGFGFVEIGTVTPQPQPGNPQPRLFRVRADNAIINRMGFNNDGMSAIALRLRMNKRHVLIGGNIGKNKVTPNDDAIADYEKCFEILYPCVDYFVVNVSSPNTPNLRALQDKEPLTALLQRIQSLNHQKSPAKPVLLKIAPDLSDSQLDDIIDIVKTVKIDGVIATNTTISRENLQTPAGKISEIGAGGLSGKPLRERSTEVIRYLHRKSGGAFPIIGVGGIHSAADALEKLEAGASLVQLYTGFIYEGPALIKSIKKALVK
- a CDS encoding VOC family protein, translating into MKKATGIGGIFFKCESPEKMREWYAEHLGLVTNEYGSMFEFRTAENPDKIAYLQWSPFSQNTKYFEPSQKQFMINYRVENIEKLVEELRAAGVEICDEIETFDYGKFVHIMDPEGNKLELWEPVDDAFTEQNESESSD